One part of the Lachnospiraceae bacterium JLR.KK002 genome encodes these proteins:
- a CDS encoding DUF3849 domain-containing protein translates to MEGHDRKENIAFLKNEYGTGGGSPALIGSDRSDEWHDSKGIKLGKGRIGDSYTKVLLTWNVVEKRIRELVNADKYLTPKGKEAFAQYKKEQAEEAMRREQEKLEHGVRVECKDAIEKAIAEKFDGYTLPGDTAEGVIRQYGKERVEIVLANTITHLSHDGRFSPNNKEWAKSLVPSADWQTRDYIVTSHPAVLDGFTNQARRYIERDREPEKMAVPEQEAEISGDNIQSPEPENKSSESEKALAERLAEMSVVVKICGALSMKDVVGWNEDTGAVAIEDADRRLEGRAVYDTLFLEAADYVLMQSISGNAEKAVEMDALLKEAQKYAARYENEPGQQREGHAAEVSEAESAGERREENHPDAEPEKRTEEPEQEETVRFTVTETSDAFTEPYAVWDSETQDYYVTGDGTVPTFDTPEEADVFCQNLNGDLQGKEAENIITEPGTVSELKDIVSEPENVTEETEDVSGTKDTAEKDDFPDIDTQAVREGLEKAGIVDGQLVDETALENNLFIRQVMGDVETLTGGNPPEPGKASQKQPEIDKTGAVNYRISFNEAENTGKGFAPKEKFRQNVEAIRTLEKIEGERRTATPEEQEILAKYVGWGGLADAFDSSKANWANEYQELKSLLSPEEYASARESTLNAHYTSPVIIQAIYDAVGKMGFTKGNVLDPAAGIGNFYGCLPEKMAGSRLYGAELDGLTGRIAKQLYPHADIKITGFENTSYPNDFFDVAVGNVPFGQYKVSDRKYDKHNFLIHDYFFAKTLDKVRPGGIVAFVTSKGTMDKKNPEVRKYLAQRAELLGAVRLPNTAFKENAGTEVTSDILFLKKRDRVLDIEPDWVHLTEKDGIVMNQYFADHPEMVLGKMEMVSGAHGMESACLPDTSLPLSAQLKHALSYVEGSIEQADFNEIEDELARENIPADPDVKNYSYTVVDDKVYYRENSIMKPVDVSEKAEQRMKGMVAIRDCTQELINFQLEEYPDDMIKNKQTELNQLYDDFSKKFGLISSQTNKRAFNQDSSYCLLCSLENLDDEGKFIGKADMFSKRTIKKQEVVTSVDTASEALAVSLSEKAGVDLAYMSELADKSVEEITKELAGVIFQNPVTEEWETADEYLSGNVREKLSVARTFAENHPEYAINVSSLESVQPKELDASEIEVRIGATWISTKYIEDFMRETFETPEYLFDRKTMGVQFSNVTGQWNVKGKNADRGNALVNMTYGTGRANAYRILEDSLNLRDTRIFDVVTEDGKEKRVLNKKETMLASQKQEAIREAFKDWVFRDPERRQDLCAKYNELFNSTRPREYDGSHLKFPGMTPDIVLRPHQLNAVAHQLYGDNTLLAHCVGAGKTFEMIAAAMENKRLGLCQKSLFVVPNHLTEQWASDFLRLYPGANILAATKKDFEPANRKKFCSRIATGDYDAVIIGHSQFEKISLSTERQMAMIERQITEIEMAIEALKAENGERYSIKQMEKTKKSLSTRLSRLNDSSRKDNVVTFEQLGVDRLFVDESHNYKNLFLYTKMRNVAGIAQTEAQKSSDMFAKCQYMDELTGGKGITFATGTPISNSMTELYTNMRYLQYNTLQRLGLGHFDSWAASFGETQTAIEIAPELEVHKQIQGEIR, encoded by the coding sequence ATGGAAGGGCATGACAGGAAGGAAAATATTGCATTCCTTAAAAATGAGTACGGGACGGGCGGCGGTTCGCCAGCCTTAATCGGTTCAGACCGGAGTGATGAATGGCACGATTCCAAAGGAATCAAATTGGGGAAAGGCAGAATAGGCGATTCATACACAAAAGTGCTTTTAACATGGAACGTGGTGGAGAAGCGCATCAGGGAACTTGTCAATGCGGATAAATACCTTACGCCGAAAGGGAAGGAAGCCTTCGCACAGTACAAAAAAGAGCAGGCGGAGGAAGCCATGCGCCGGGAGCAGGAAAAGCTGGAGCATGGTGTCCGGGTGGAGTGCAAAGATGCCATAGAAAAAGCGATTGCGGAGAAATTTGACGGTTACACACTTCCGGGGGATACCGCAGAGGGCGTTATCCGGCAGTACGGGAAGGAACGGGTAGAGATTGTCCTTGCCAACACAATCACGCACTTATCCCATGACGGGCGTTTTTCCCCAAACAATAAAGAATGGGCGAAAAGCCTTGTGCCTTCCGCTGACTGGCAGACAAGGGATTATATCGTCACTTCACACCCGGCTGTTTTGGACGGTTTTACCAATCAGGCAAGGCGGTATATAGAGCGTGACAGAGAACCGGAAAAAATGGCTGTACCGGAGCAGGAAGCGGAAATTTCCGGGGACAATATTCAGAGTCCCGAACCAGAAAATAAATCCAGTGAAAGTGAGAAAGCACTGGCTGAAAGGCTTGCGGAAATGTCCGTAGTGGTAAAAATCTGCGGTGCGCTGTCCATGAAAGATGTGGTCGGCTGGAACGAGGATACCGGGGCGGTTGCCATAGAGGACGCTGACAGGAGGTTGGAGGGCAGGGCAGTTTATGACACCCTGTTTCTGGAAGCCGCCGATTATGTACTGATGCAGTCAATAAGCGGCAATGCGGAAAAAGCGGTGGAGATGGATGCCCTGCTGAAGGAAGCACAGAAGTATGCGGCACGTTATGAGAACGAGCCGGGACAGCAGAGGGAGGGACACGCTGCGGAAGTATCTGAAGCAGAGTCGGCAGGAGAGCGCCGGGAGGAAAATCACCCGGATGCAGAGCCGGAAAAACGGACAGAAGAACCGGAACAGGAAGAAACAGTACGCTTTACGGTTACGGAAACTTCGGATGCCTTTACAGAGCCTTATGCGGTATGGGACAGCGAAACACAGGATTATTATGTGACAGGCGATGGCACAGTGCCGACATTTGACACACCGGAGGAAGCGGATGTTTTCTGCCAAAATCTCAACGGAGATTTACAGGGGAAAGAAGCAGAAAATATTATTACAGAGCCGGGAACTGTTTCAGAATTAAAAGATATTGTATCAGAGCCGGAAAATGTTACAGAGGAAACGGAAGATGTTTCTGGCACAAAAGATACTGCTGAAAAAGATGATTTCCCCGACATTGATACGCAGGCTGTCCGGGAAGGTCTGGAAAAAGCCGGGATTGTGGACGGGCAGTTAGTAGATGAAACCGCCTTAGAAAACAATTTGTTTATCCGGCAGGTCATGGGCGATGTGGAAACGCTGACCGGGGGCAACCCGCCAGAGCCGGGAAAAGCATCTCAAAAACAGCCGGAAATTGATAAAACGGGCGCAGTCAATTACCGTATCTCTTTCAATGAAGCGGAGAATACCGGAAAAGGATTTGCACCGAAAGAGAAATTCCGGCAGAACGTGGAAGCCATACGAACCCTTGAAAAGATTGAAGGTGAACGCCGCACTGCCACACCGGAGGAACAGGAAATTTTAGCAAAATATGTGGGTTGGGGCGGTCTTGCCGATGCCTTTGATTCTTCCAAAGCGAACTGGGCGAATGAGTATCAGGAATTAAAGAGCCTGTTATCCCCGGAGGAATACGCTTCCGCAAGGGAAAGCACGTTAAATGCCCACTACACAAGCCCGGTCATCATTCAGGCAATCTATGATGCAGTGGGGAAAATGGGATTTACAAAAGGTAATGTGTTAGATCCCGCCGCAGGCATCGGGAATTTCTATGGCTGTCTGCCGGAGAAAATGGCGGGAAGCAGGCTCTACGGGGCGGAACTTGACGGACTTACCGGGCGCATCGCAAAACAGCTTTACCCTCATGCGGATATTAAAATCACAGGCTTTGAGAATACCAGTTATCCCAATGACTTTTTTGACGTGGCGGTGGGAAATGTGCCTTTCGGACAGTATAAAGTGTCTGACAGGAAGTATGACAAGCATAATTTCCTCATACACGATTATTTTTTCGCAAAGACTTTGGATAAAGTACGTCCGGGCGGCATTGTTGCCTTTGTCACTTCAAAGGGGACTATGGATAAGAAAAACCCGGAAGTGCGGAAATACCTTGCACAGCGGGCGGAGCTTTTAGGGGCAGTCCGGCTTCCGAACACAGCATTTAAGGAAAATGCGGGTACGGAGGTCACTTCGGACATTTTATTTTTAAAGAAGCGTGACAGGGTATTAGACATTGAACCGGACTGGGTGCATCTGACGGAAAAAGACGGTATCGTGATGAACCAGTATTTTGCAGACCACCCGGAAATGGTACTCGGAAAAATGGAGATGGTTTCCGGGGCGCATGGCATGGAAAGCGCCTGTCTGCCGGATACTTCCCTCCCCCTGTCGGCACAGCTTAAACATGCGCTCTCTTATGTGGAGGGCAGCATCGAGCAGGCGGATTTTAACGAGATTGAAGATGAACTGGCAAGGGAGAACATACCCGCCGATCCGGACGTGAAGAATTACAGTTATACCGTAGTGGACGATAAAGTGTATTACCGGGAAAATTCCATAATGAAGCCTGTGGACGTTTCGGAGAAAGCGGAGCAGCGCATGAAGGGCATGGTGGCAATCCGGGACTGCACGCAGGAATTGATAAACTTCCAGTTGGAAGAATACCCGGATGATATGATTAAAAACAAACAGACGGAGTTGAATCAGTTATACGATGATTTCTCCAAGAAATTCGGTCTTATCAGCTCACAGACCAATAAAAGGGCGTTCAATCAGGATTCCAGCTACTGTCTGTTATGTTCCCTTGAAAATCTGGACGATGAGGGGAAGTTTATTGGCAAGGCGGATATGTTCTCGAAGCGTACCATTAAAAAGCAGGAAGTTGTGACGAGCGTGGACACAGCCAGCGAAGCGCTGGCGGTATCACTTAGCGAGAAGGCGGGCGTGGATTTAGCCTATATGTCGGAGCTTGCGGACAAGAGCGTGGAGGAAATCACGAAGGAGCTTGCCGGAGTAATCTTCCAGAACCCGGTCACAGAGGAATGGGAAACCGCAGACGAGTATTTAAGCGGGAACGTGCGGGAGAAGCTGTCAGTAGCGAGAACCTTTGCGGAAAACCACCCGGAATATGCCATTAACGTATCCTCACTGGAAAGCGTACAGCCGAAGGAGCTTGACGCATCGGAGATTGAGGTGCGTATCGGCGCTACATGGATTTCCACAAAATATATTGAGGACTTCATGCGTGAAACTTTTGAAACGCCGGAATACCTGTTTGACCGTAAGACAATGGGCGTACAGTTTTCCAATGTGACCGGGCAGTGGAACGTAAAAGGGAAAAATGCAGACAGGGGAAATGCCCTTGTCAATATGACCTACGGAACAGGCAGGGCAAACGCATACAGGATTTTAGAAGATTCCCTGAACCTTCGTGACACCCGTATCTTTGATGTGGTTACGGAGGACGGAAAGGAAAAGAGAGTCCTCAATAAAAAAGAAACCATGCTTGCAAGCCAGAAGCAGGAAGCCATAAGGGAAGCATTTAAGGACTGGGTATTTCGTGATCCGGAGCGCAGGCAGGATTTATGCGCAAAGTATAACGAGCTTTTCAATTCCACAAGACCGAGGGAATATGACGGTTCGCACTTAAAATTCCCCGGAATGACGCCGGACATCGTACTCAGACCGCACCAGCTTAACGCTGTGGCGCATCAGTTATACGGGGACAACACGCTCCTTGCCCATTGCGTGGGTGCGGGAAAGACCTTTGAAATGATTGCGGCGGCAATGGAAAATAAGAGGTTGGGATTGTGCCAAAAGAGCTTATTTGTCGTGCCAAACCATTTGACGGAGCAGTGGGCGAGTGACTTCCTGCGCCTGTATCCGGGGGCGAATATCTTAGCGGCAACCAAGAAGGATTTTGAACCCGCAAACCGGAAAAAGTTCTGCTCCCGGATAGCGACAGGGGATTATGACGCTGTGATTATCGGTCACAGTCAGTTCGAGAAGATTTCGCTTTCCACCGAAAGGCAGATGGCAATGATTGAAAGGCAGATAACAGAAATTGAAATGGCGATCGAAGCCCTCAAAGCGGAGAATGGCGAGCGTTACTCCATTAAACAGATGGAAAAGACAAAAAAATCACTTTCTACCAGATTAAGCCGCTTAAACGATTCCAGCCGGAAAGACAATGTTGTGACCTTTGAACAGTTGGGCGTGGATCGGCTGTTTGTAGATGAAAGCCATAACTATAAGAACCTCTTTTTATACACAAAGATGAGGAATGTGGCGGGCATCGCACAGACGGAAGCGCAGAAATCCTCGGATATGTTTGCCAAGTGCCAGTACATGGACGAGCTGACCGGAGGGAAGGGCATCACGTTCGCAACGGGTACGCCGATCAGCAACAGCATGACGGAACTCTACACCAATATGCGTTATCTCCAGTACAACACCTTACAGCGATTGGGGTTAGGGCATTTTGACAGTTGGGCGGCATCATTCGGGGAAACCCAGACAGCCATAGAGATAGCACCAGAATTAGAGGTACATAAACAAATCCAGGGAGAAATACGCTAA
- a CDS encoding response regulator transcription factor, with amino-acid sequence MYYIVIIDDDLSVQRELKLLLENAGYRADVAEDFANIPEYVQKLQPDLLLLDVALPGADGITLCSKIRMISDVPIIFITSQSSSSAELECMMTGGDDFIEKPYRPAVLLAHIAAILRRVSGKSQNKVLVFGGIELNLLNGTVRCEKKEVELSKNEMHILSYF; translated from the coding sequence ATGTATTATATTGTAATCATAGATGATGATCTATCTGTTCAAAGAGAACTTAAGTTATTGTTGGAAAATGCCGGATATCGTGCAGATGTTGCGGAGGATTTTGCTAACATTCCAGAATATGTGCAGAAACTGCAGCCGGATTTGCTTCTTCTTGATGTTGCTCTGCCGGGAGCCGATGGAATTACTCTGTGTTCTAAAATACGGATGATATCGGATGTCCCTATTATTTTTATTACTTCACAAAGTTCCTCTTCCGCAGAATTAGAATGTATGATGACGGGTGGCGACGATTTTATAGAGAAACCTTACCGTCCTGCAGTATTACTGGCACACATAGCCGCAATATTGCGGAGAGTTTCTGGAAAATCACAGAATAAAGTGCTTGTCTTTGGAGGAATAGAGCTGAATCTGCTTAATGGTACAGTGCGGTGTGAAAAAAAGGAAGTTGAACTTTCCAAAAATGAAATGCATATACTGTCCTATTTTTAG
- a CDS encoding IS110 family transposase — MISVGIDVSKEKSTVCILKPYGEVVSRPFEVCHVEKELSELTSMLLRLNDDIRVVMEATGIYHLPVLSYLKEKGLFVAVINPFEMKEYRCQGLRRVKTDKQDAITISNYGIDHWYRLKDYEAEESVYAELKLLGRQYRHYMRMRVESVLELTHLLDYTMPGIKTLLKGWNETNGKDKLGDFAEEYWHYDNITKKPEEQFIESYLKWAKEKGYHQSQDKAVKIYALAKEGIPTVPSDTPSTKMLVQEAVRVLREVDNTLMTILTQMQALAKSLPEYPVVRAMGGVGNVLAPKLIAEIGDVRRFHSGKALIAHAGIDAPPYQSGQFMGTERKISKRGSSSLRKIGYEVMRCLKTHKEPADAAVYRFILKKEKEGKSKRAAKIAGLNKFLRIYYARVMEVYQK, encoded by the coding sequence ATGATAAGTGTAGGAATTGATGTGTCAAAAGAAAAAAGTACCGTATGTATCTTAAAGCCTTATGGTGAGGTTGTGAGCAGGCCTTTTGAAGTCTGTCATGTGGAGAAAGAACTGTCCGAACTGACTTCCATGCTGCTGCGTCTGAATGATGACATCCGTGTGGTCATGGAAGCTACTGGGATCTACCATCTGCCTGTATTAAGCTATCTGAAAGAAAAAGGGCTGTTTGTGGCAGTGATTAATCCATTTGAGATGAAGGAATACCGCTGTCAGGGGTTAAGACGTGTGAAAACGGATAAGCAGGATGCCATTACAATCTCTAACTATGGGATTGACCATTGGTACAGGCTGAAGGACTATGAGGCAGAAGAAAGCGTCTATGCGGAGCTGAAGCTTTTGGGAAGGCAGTACCGTCACTATATGCGGATGCGTGTGGAGAGCGTGTTGGAACTGACTCATCTTCTGGACTATACGATGCCTGGGATCAAAACGCTGCTGAAAGGCTGGAATGAAACAAATGGGAAAGATAAGCTGGGGGATTTTGCGGAAGAATACTGGCATTATGACAATATCACGAAGAAACCGGAGGAACAGTTTATAGAGAGCTATCTGAAATGGGCAAAAGAGAAGGGATACCATCAGAGCCAGGATAAAGCCGTCAAGATCTATGCACTGGCAAAAGAAGGCATCCCCACAGTACCCTCCGATACCCCATCGACCAAAATGCTGGTACAGGAGGCAGTACGGGTGTTACGAGAAGTCGATAACACTCTGATGACCATTCTAACACAGATGCAGGCATTAGCCAAGAGTCTGCCGGAATATCCGGTTGTCAGGGCAATGGGAGGTGTTGGAAATGTCCTTGCGCCTAAATTGATTGCAGAGATTGGGGATGTGAGAAGATTCCATAGCGGAAAAGCCCTGATAGCCCACGCAGGAATCGACGCGCCGCCCTATCAGTCAGGGCAGTTTATGGGGACAGAGAGGAAAATATCCAAGAGAGGTTCTTCCAGCCTGCGAAAGATTGGATATGAAGTGATGAGATGTCTGAAAACCCATAAAGAGCCAGCAGACGCAGCAGTGTATAGATTTATTTTGAAGAAAGAAAAAGAAGGAAAGTCAAAACGTGCAGCAAAAATAGCGGGATTAAATAAATTCCTTAGGATTTATTATGCACGTGTGATGGAAGTATACCAGAAGTAA
- a CDS encoding winged helix-turn-helix domain-containing protein — translation MHKDEIISREDLMNNLWDNESFVDDNTLSVNIRRIRQKLEDIGVQDLIQTKRGMGYQLKAREGTV, via the coding sequence ATGCATAAAGATGAAATAATATCAAGAGAAGATTTAATGAATAATTTGTGGGATAATGAAAGCTTTGTAGATGATAATACATTGAGTGTCAACATCAGAAGAATCCGCCAGAAGTTAGAAGATATCGGAGTACAGGATCTGATACAGACAAAAAGGGGAATGGGCTATCAGTTAAAAGCAAGAGAGGGGACGGTATGA
- a CDS encoding sensor histidine kinase, whose product MKLKDYCKDRVTRLLGTLVVLFILSEFLYIVGNTFASIFLIDLTIISILFIKNLIEWYRRKEYFKTIRERVEGMEHPWLIAELLPVSYRAEDKLYQELLRLVGSSAIEQIHKIEDEEREYEEYIEEWIHEVKAPITSMQLMIENRAGDNPVLKKGLNIELGKIENDVERALYYARSEQVYKDYLIQKLNLHRILVRAINRNRTIIMNSCVGIDFKCEDDIYIYGDEKWLIFLISQILLNSVKYRRKEDAKIILSSEKKSKKVILKIWDNGTGIKEEELPRIFEKGFTGSNGRENERSTGIGLYLVKKLCQKLDMEVWAESLFKEYTSVYLSLPAKQNI is encoded by the coding sequence ATGAAACTGAAAGATTACTGTAAGGATAGAGTAACAAGGTTATTAGGGACACTGGTAGTTTTATTTATTTTATCTGAATTTTTATATATCGTAGGTAATACTTTTGCTTCTATTTTTTTGATTGATTTAACAATTATCAGCATACTATTCATAAAGAATCTGATAGAGTGGTACAGAAGAAAAGAATATTTCAAAACAATCCGGGAGCGGGTAGAAGGTATGGAGCATCCTTGGCTGATCGCTGAGCTTCTGCCCGTTTCTTATCGTGCCGAGGACAAATTGTATCAGGAATTATTAAGGCTGGTGGGAAGTTCAGCTATAGAGCAGATTCATAAGATAGAGGATGAAGAAAGGGAGTATGAGGAATATATTGAAGAATGGATACATGAAGTAAAAGCGCCGATTACCTCAATGCAGCTTATGATAGAAAACAGGGCTGGAGATAATCCCGTCTTGAAAAAGGGGTTGAACATAGAATTGGGAAAAATTGAAAATGACGTAGAACGTGCGCTATATTATGCTCGTTCAGAACAGGTATATAAAGATTATTTGATTCAGAAGCTGAATTTACACCGTATCTTAGTCAGGGCAATTAACAGAAACCGTACTATAATTATGAATAGCTGTGTCGGAATAGATTTTAAGTGCGAGGATGATATTTATATTTATGGGGACGAAAAGTGGCTTATCTTTCTTATAAGCCAGATTCTTTTAAACTCCGTAAAATACCGGCGCAAGGAGGATGCAAAGATTATCCTGTCATCTGAAAAAAAGAGCAAAAAAGTTATACTGAAAATATGGGATAATGGGACAGGGATAAAGGAAGAGGAATTACCGAGGATTTTTGAGAAGGGGTTTACCGGGAGCAATGGAAGGGAAAACGAGCGTTCTACGGGAATAGGCTTATATCTGGTAAAAAAATTATGTCAAAAGCTGGATATGGAAGTATGGGCAGAATCTTTGTTCAAAGAATATACTTCTGTTTATCTATCGCTTCCGGCAAAACAAAACATCTGA
- a CDS encoding ABC transporter permease → MFAFNSLFFSEDVRRACETASVLAVFLGIASVLIVMITAWLIQYMMRQSLKIRSREFGLYMLFGMKGTEVFQIFRKETVFMVGMAYIPGILAGELLKQFLMVIFFHMFRTEYVLKMDFQLVTVCLTATLYLFCYLAALLKVRKQFSKMNIRQLNEMERINEADEKISGKKKQRKRTKKWLLKGNRLFLCRAIESELYSMRKIIIFVMSLLVVSISGSAVAMMYTDYQNHQIDSEYPFDVMIYHQAPKPEFQREKDILESETGIQESHEYVIYQNGVSMMNEWLYTHLMYFGDRFISGEGAFDAEKLDADEEGYDVYYEYDTYMKVSDYNILRKMLGQKPVKLRADEYILQIKRRLEPELTNEIRSRTLLCDTKELHCKEISTVDFEQNGHNGADYVLVIPDDAANHMTPYYSVFAASIKKQAAGTVFDKLDDASSGNDGLYWGSNHSILYVSPILLKKQVETELKATLVPFIFAFAYVSIVFLCVAISFLASHLISTSESNRRRYLLLEKLGMNQTKIDTVIHEQLAVNYLIPLCMALIPGCLIANHASKGFILATGLRAVWVKYVFLSLLWILMLYIIYFILTDIFFRRNIHHRKEGKLS, encoded by the coding sequence ATGTTTGCGTTTAATTCTCTGTTTTTTTCAGAAGATGTCAGGAGAGCCTGCGAAACGGCATCGGTTCTGGCTGTGTTTTTAGGAATAGCATCTGTACTGATTGTTATGATTACGGCGTGGCTGATCCAATATATGATGCGGCAATCGCTGAAAATCCGCAGCAGGGAATTCGGGCTGTATATGCTGTTTGGCATGAAAGGAACAGAGGTATTTCAGATTTTCCGAAAAGAAACGGTATTTATGGTTGGAATGGCATATATACCTGGAATCCTGGCAGGGGAATTGCTGAAACAGTTTTTGATGGTAATTTTTTTCCATATGTTCCGGACGGAATATGTGCTTAAAATGGATTTTCAGCTTGTAACGGTGTGTTTGACAGCAACTTTATATTTATTTTGTTATTTAGCCGCATTGCTTAAAGTGAGAAAACAATTTTCCAAAATGAATATCCGTCAGTTAAATGAAATGGAGAGGATAAATGAAGCCGATGAAAAAATATCTGGAAAGAAGAAGCAAAGGAAAAGAACTAAAAAATGGCTTTTGAAAGGAAACCGGCTATTTTTATGCAGGGCAATAGAATCTGAACTATATTCTATGCGGAAAATAATCATATTTGTTATGTCCCTTTTAGTTGTTTCTATTTCAGGAAGCGCAGTTGCCATGATGTATACCGATTATCAGAACCACCAGATTGATTCGGAATATCCGTTTGATGTCATGATATATCATCAAGCCCCCAAACCTGAATTCCAGCGTGAAAAAGATATATTAGAAAGTGAAACTGGAATACAGGAATCCCATGAATATGTGATATATCAAAATGGCGTCAGTATGATGAATGAATGGCTTTATACACATCTGATGTATTTTGGGGATCGATTTATCAGTGGAGAGGGTGCATTCGATGCAGAAAAGCTGGACGCTGATGAAGAGGGATATGACGTCTACTATGAATATGATACTTATATGAAAGTGAGCGACTATAACATACTTCGGAAAATGCTTGGCCAGAAGCCTGTCAAACTCCGGGCAGATGAGTATATTTTACAGATTAAAAGAAGGTTAGAACCTGAACTTACTAATGAAATCCGAAGCAGGACGCTGCTATGTGATACAAAAGAATTGCACTGCAAAGAAATCAGTACTGTAGATTTTGAACAGAATGGACATAATGGAGCTGACTATGTTTTGGTAATCCCGGATGATGCGGCAAATCATATGACACCATATTACTCTGTATTTGCGGCATCTATAAAGAAACAGGCTGCAGGAACAGTGTTTGATAAATTAGATGATGCGTCCAGTGGAAATGACGGGCTTTATTGGGGCAGTAACCACAGTATTTTATATGTCAGTCCGATTTTGCTGAAAAAGCAGGTGGAAACAGAATTGAAAGCAACGCTTGTGCCATTTATATTTGCGTTTGCCTATGTAAGTATCGTGTTTTTATGCGTGGCAATTTCTTTCCTTGCATCCCATCTGATCAGCACTTCGGAATCAAACAGACGCCGTTACCTGCTTTTAGAAAAACTGGGAATGAATCAAACAAAAATTGATACGGTGATACATGAACAGTTGGCAGTTAATTATCTGATTCCGCTTTGTATGGCGCTTATTCCCGGATGTCTGATTGCGAACCATGCAAGCAAAGGTTTTATTCTGGCTACGGGACTTCGTGCGGTATGGGTAAAATATGTGTTCTTGTCGTTATTGTGGATTTTAATGCTGTACATTATTTACTTTATACTTACGGATATATTTTTTAGGAGAAATATTCATCATCGAAAGGAAGGAAAACTATCATGA
- a CDS encoding radical SAM protein: MKPSYYNYIIENKTGNGEALYYNMRTGSLAHIDAEKHRQFQEYAAKKKEIVDVDFLKNLKYCGFLVEDNFDEKKDIKMRMLNSKFDTSVLSLTITPTMACNFRCVYCFESGHYSNGSMTEEVSDDICKLVEKEASHLEKLVITWYGGEPLLAIEPIESLTNKMKSICSKYNIEYSASIITNGYLLTEEVCDKLLELDITDVQITLDGDANTHNGRRPLVNGGNTYDTILANLEKIHGKIGIAIRINVDKGNQNEVQNVIEELKKRNIYEDVFCYLGLVTSTNGTCENCTCMSAEKYSKFNLNFWLNNGMPLESFYPQPMGNYCGADYAQGYVIDAKGNIYKCWSDVGIMERRIGTVNEWVNPQKQSDITDSQSQQVTSEYMLYDPTEDDECGKCKFMPICMGGCPHSRIEKNQLCEQYRYNVGEYMQAYAAEVLNERREDV, from the coding sequence ATGAAACCATCTTATTACAATTACATTATTGAGAATAAAACAGGAAATGGGGAAGCGTTATATTACAATATGCGTACAGGCAGTCTTGCACATATAGACGCAGAAAAGCATAGACAGTTCCAGGAATATGCTGCAAAAAAGAAGGAAATTGTAGATGTTGATTTTTTAAAGAACCTAAAATATTGTGGTTTTTTGGTTGAAGATAATTTTGATGAAAAAAAGGATATCAAAATGCGTATGTTGAATTCAAAGTTTGATACATCGGTATTGTCTTTGACAATCACGCCTACAATGGCTTGTAATTTTCGCTGTGTATATTGTTTTGAAAGCGGACATTACAGCAATGGGAGCATGACGGAAGAGGTCAGTGATGACATCTGCAAGTTAGTGGAAAAAGAAGCCTCTCATTTGGAAAAACTGGTAATTACATGGTATGGCGGAGAACCACTGTTAGCAATCGAACCAATAGAAAGCCTAACAAATAAGATGAAAAGCATCTGTAGCAAATATAATATAGAATATTCAGCAAGCATTATTACGAATGGCTATCTGCTTACTGAGGAAGTCTGCGATAAACTGCTGGAATTGGACATTACAGATGTCCAGATAACACTGGATGGGGATGCCAATACACATAATGGCAGAAGACCATTAGTAAACGGTGGAAATACATACGATACAATACTTGCAAATTTAGAGAAAATTCATGGGAAAATTGGGATTGCAATCCGGATTAATGTAGATAAAGGAAATCAGAATGAAGTTCAGAATGTTATCGAGGAATTGAAGAAAAGAAATATTTATGAGGATGTTTTCTGTTATCTTGGTTTGGTAACATCTACAAACGGAACGTGTGAGAACTGCACATGTATGTCGGCAGAAAAGTATTCAAAATTTAATCTTAATTTTTGGCTGAACAATGGAATGCCTTTGGAATCCTTTTATCCTCAACCGATGGGAAATTACTGTGGGGCAGATTATGCACAGGGCTATGTTATTGACGCAAAAGGAAATATATACAAATGTTGGAGTGATGTTGGAATTATGGAACGCCGCATAGGAACTGTTAATGAATGGGTAAATCCTCAGAAGCAATCGGATATTACTGATTCACAGTCACAGCAGGTAACGTCGGAATATATGCTGTATGACCCAACGGAAGATGATGAGTGCGGCAAGTGTAAGTTTATGCCAATATGTATGGGTGGATGCCCTCATAGCAGAATAGAAAAAAACCAATTATGTGAGCAGTACCGTTACAATGTAGGCGAGTATATGCAGGCATATGCGGCAGAAGTGTTGAATGAAAGGAGGGAAGATGTATGA